ACCGTCACGGTGCGCAGCAACCTGGACGGCGTCAAGATCAGCGACCGGCTGTGGGGCGGCGCGTCCAAGCCGCTGAAGATCACCACGGGTGACCGGGTCGAGGCCATCACGGACGCCGCGGCGCATCAGCTGACGTTGTACCAGGACGGCCAGGTGGTCAAGCGCTTCCCCGTCACCACCGGCAGGCCCGGCTTCGACACCCGCAACGGCATCAAGGTCGTCCTGGAGAAGCAGTACTTCGTACGCATGCGCAGCACCACGATCGGCATCGCCGCGGGCACCTCGGACTCCTACGATCTGGCGGTCTACTGGGCCACCCGGGTGACCTGGTCCGGCGAATACGTCCACGCCGCGCCCTGGTCCGTGGGCTCACAGGGGTACGAGAACGTCAGCCACGGCTGCACCGGCATGAGCACCGGCAACGCCCAGTGGTTCTTCAACCACATCCACGAAGGCGACATCGTCAGGGTCGTCAACTCCCGCGGCGTGCAGATGGAACCCTTCGGCAACGGCTTCGGCGACTGGAACGTCGACTGGAAGAAATGGCGTACGGGCAGCGCCCTGACGAACGCCAAGCCGGCAGGCCCGACGGAGGCGGACACGGTACGCCTGCAGCCGACGGCGGTGTAGGCGTACCGCCAAGGGGGCGCGGGGAACGCCCCCCGCCCCGGGCTCCTAGGCGCCCACCAACCGCTTGCGACGCAGCAGGGAAGCCAGGGCCGAGGCGAACTCCACAGGATCCACCGGCAGGGTGACCGCCACGTCGGCCCGGCTCCACGTGGCCAGCCACGCATCCTGGGGCCGTCCCATCAGCAGCAGCACCGGCGGACAGTTGAACACCTCGTCCTTGATCTGCCGGCACACCCCCATACCCCCCATCGGCACGGCCTCACCGTCGAGCACGCACACGTCGATGCCGCCCTTGTCCAGTTCCCGCCGCACCGCGTCCGGCGTGGCGCACTCCAGGAACTCGACGAAGGGAACATCGGGGGCCGGCCTGCGGCCGGAGGCCAGCCGTACTTGCTCGCGGGTGTTGGAGTCGTCGCTGTAGACCAGCACCGTAGCGGTCGGCTGCATGGTTCCTCCGGGACGTCAGCGTCGTACGGACGGGACGGACAGGGCCGTTCGGGCGGGATGTTACTCCGGTAGAAGTCCCCATGAACACCACGTCAACCCCGGTTCGGCGGGGGCAACACTCCGAACGGCACCCCCCGGAGTGAGGGCGGGATAAGCGACCGACATAATGTCGGTCGTGGCGACAGCAACGACAGTAGAAACCGGGCACGCGCACCCGTCGGTCAACCGGCCGAACCTCACCAGCGTCGGAACCATCATCTGGCTGAGTTCCGAGCTGATGTTCTTCGCGGCCCTCTTCGCGATGTACTTCACCCTGCGATCGGTGACGGGTCCGGCGCACTGGAAGCACATGGCCC
Above is a genomic segment from Streptomyces fodineus containing:
- a CDS encoding response regulator transcription factor, with the protein product MQPTATVLVYSDDSNTREQVRLASGRRPAPDVPFVEFLECATPDAVRRELDKGGIDVCVLDGEAVPMGGMGVCRQIKDEVFNCPPVLLLMGRPQDAWLATWSRADVAVTLPVDPVEFASALASLLRRKRLVGA
- a CDS encoding L,D-transpeptidase, producing the protein MNHTPRTRTVVGCTLLVTALGAGVTACGSDGNPLSAKPYDAADLISFNGPTEAGQRADPDKPLEVTVNHDDDRITDVTAQDSTGRYVTGELEADGSRWHSTSALAANAHYTVRVSTEDADGAPGRKVLTFDTSRPTNKKRLNITFGPDAGTYGVGQPITARLDQEVKDKAQRALVERALRVDSTPAVEGAWYWVNGKELHYRPKEYWPTHATVTVRSNLDGVKISDRLWGGASKPLKITTGDRVEAITDAAAHQLTLYQDGQVVKRFPVTTGRPGFDTRNGIKVVLEKQYFVRMRSTTIGIAAGTSDSYDLAVYWATRVTWSGEYVHAAPWSVGSQGYENVSHGCTGMSTGNAQWFFNHIHEGDIVRVVNSRGVQMEPFGNGFGDWNVDWKKWRTGSALTNAKPAGPTEADTVRLQPTAV